The Methyloceanibacter stevinii sequence TATCGGCGGCCTGCGGCTCCGCGGCCGGATCGGTTGTGGCGGTCTTGGTCATGACAAATAGCTTCTCGGCCCCTCATATCATGAGGCGAACCGGAAATGCCAAGATGTGGCGCGCTCGAAGCGGTCCTATGCGTCGTCCGCTACGGGTACCCGGCCTGCCAGGCTTTGAGAAAAAAGAAGTTCGGCGAGCCTAGCCGGCCTCGGGGGTGCACTCTTTGGCGGCGCGCTCGATCGCGCTGGACGTGCCGCTCAGGGAATACTCGTCCGTGGTATTGGTGCCGCGAGCCGAGCGGCCTTTGATGGTCATGGCGCTACCGGCCTTCAACGCCTCGACGAGCTTGGCCTCGTCTTCCGGCTTCTCGACAAAGGCGCCCTCATCCTTGGTGAAGAGTTCGAACGAGTCGCTGCCGATTGTCACGGTGACCTTGCCGCCGGGCGGGAAGGGGTAGCCCATCTTCACGCTGATCTCGCCGGCGATTTTGTCGCTGGGGTAGTCGGATGTGTAGAAATAGATGGGCCCGCGCCGCACGTTCCGCGGCAACGATTTGCGAGGCTGCGAGACGGCGAAGCAGACCTTGGGGCTGCCTTGCGAAACGTAGGCGGCCCAGTCGTTGAATTTCTGAAGAAGTTTGACTTCCTGCGCGACGACCGGCGTTGCGCTGAACGCCACCACCGCACAAGCCGCTACAACGGCTCGGCGCATCTCCCCGTCC is a genomic window containing:
- a CDS encoding invasion associated locus B family protein, which gives rise to MRRAVVAACAVVAFSATPVVAQEVKLLQKFNDWAAYVSQGSPKVCFAVSQPRKSLPRNVRRGPIYFYTSDYPSDKIAGEISVKMGYPFPPGGKVTVTIGSDSFELFTKDEGAFVEKPEDEAKLVEALKAGSAMTIKGRSARGTNTTDEYSLSGTSSAIERAAKECTPEAG